The following proteins come from a genomic window of Rhodobium gokarnense:
- a CDS encoding c-type cytochrome, whose product MREVMTKSMARNIFYGGSLFFILIFLGLSAHSHYYITTVSTDTAKLTESVAAGKRLWEKHACINCHTILGEGAYFAPELSNVMVRWGVQDDPEAAFETLKGWMESMPTGIEGRRQMPHFDLTDEEYRQIADFLLWASTIRSQNWPPNDAG is encoded by the coding sequence TGCGCGAAGTCATGACAAAGAGCATGGCCCGAAATATCTTCTATGGGGGATCTCTCTTCTTCATACTGATATTTCTGGGACTTTCGGCACACAGCCATTACTACATCACGACTGTCTCCACCGACACGGCAAAGCTGACCGAAAGCGTCGCCGCCGGCAAGCGCCTCTGGGAAAAGCACGCCTGCATCAACTGCCACACGATCCTCGGCGAAGGCGCCTATTTCGCCCCGGAACTCAGCAACGTGATGGTGCGCTGGGGCGTCCAGGACGACCCGGAAGCCGCCTTTGAGACCTTGAAGGGATGGATGGAATCGATGCCCACCGGCATCGAGGGCCGCCGGCAAATGCCGCATTTCGACCTGACCGATGAAGAGTATCGCCAGATCGCCGACTTCCTGTTGTGGGCGTCGACCATCCGTTCGCAGAACTGGCCGCCGAACGACGCCGGTTGA
- a CDS encoding cbb3-type cytochrome c oxidase subunit I produces the protein MKYQSQKIALAYMYVALALFAVQVLMGLVLGYIYVQPNFLSEILPFNIARMLHTNSLVVWLITGFFGAAYFLIPEEAEREIHSPMLAYLQLLILVVGTAGVVVTYLFNLFDGNFLLGNEGREFLEQPKWVKAGIVVAALIFLFNVTMTVLKGRKTAVTNILLLGLWGLALLFLFAFYNPENLALDKQYWWYVVHLWVEGVWELIMASILAYLMLKLTGVDREVVEKWLYVIVATALFSGILGTGHHYYWIGTPGYWQWIGSIFSSLEVVPFFAMMSFAFVMVWKGRRNHPNRAALLWSLGCATLAFFGAGVWGFLHTLHGVNFYTHGTQITAAHGHLAFFGAYVSLNLAVFTYMAPILRGRDPYNQVLNMASFWLMSSGMVFMTVTLTFAGAVQTHLQRVMGMNFIEVQDQLAIFFWMRFGSGVAVVLGVALFLYSVLVPGREVVAPGPAVQAAAE, from the coding sequence ATGAAATACCAGTCGCAGAAGATCGCGCTCGCCTACATGTATGTCGCGCTGGCGCTGTTCGCCGTCCAGGTCCTGATGGGCCTCGTCCTCGGCTACATCTATGTGCAGCCGAACTTCCTGTCGGAAATCCTGCCCTTCAACATCGCCCGCATGCTGCACACCAACAGCCTGGTGGTGTGGCTGATCACCGGCTTCTTCGGCGCCGCCTATTTCCTCATTCCCGAGGAGGCGGAGCGCGAGATCCATTCGCCGATGCTCGCCTATCTGCAGCTCCTGATCCTCGTCGTCGGTACGGCCGGCGTCGTCGTCACCTACCTCTTCAACCTCTTTGACGGCAATTTCCTGCTCGGCAACGAGGGGCGCGAGTTCCTGGAACAGCCGAAATGGGTGAAGGCCGGCATCGTCGTCGCCGCGCTCATCTTCCTCTTCAACGTCACCATGACGGTCCTGAAGGGCCGCAAGACCGCGGTCACCAACATCCTGCTCCTCGGCCTCTGGGGCCTGGCGCTGCTGTTCCTCTTTGCCTTCTACAATCCGGAGAACCTGGCACTCGACAAGCAGTACTGGTGGTACGTCGTGCATCTGTGGGTCGAGGGCGTCTGGGAGCTGATCATGGCCTCGATCCTCGCCTATCTGATGCTGAAGCTGACCGGCGTCGACCGCGAGGTGGTGGAGAAATGGCTTTACGTCATCGTCGCAACGGCCCTCTTCTCCGGCATCCTCGGCACCGGCCACCACTATTACTGGATCGGCACGCCGGGCTACTGGCAGTGGATCGGCTCGATCTTCTCCTCGCTGGAGGTCGTCCCGTTCTTTGCCATGATGAGCTTTGCCTTCGTCATGGTCTGGAAGGGCCGCCGCAACCATCCGAACCGGGCCGCGCTGCTGTGGAGCCTCGGCTGCGCCACCCTTGCCTTCTTCGGCGCCGGCGTCTGGGGCTTCCTGCACACCCTGCACGGCGTCAACTTCTACACCCACGGCACCCAGATCACCGCCGCGCACGGCCACCTCGCTTTCTTCGGCGCCTATGTGTCCCTCAACCTTGCGGTCTTCACCTATATGGCGCCGATCCTGAGGGGCCGCGATCCCTATAACCAGGTGCTCAACATGGCGTCGTTCTGGCTGATGAGCAGCGGCATGGTGTTCATGACCGTGACGCTGACCTTCGCCGGTGCCGTGCAGACGCACCTGCAGCGGGTCATGGGCATGAACTTCATCGAGGTCCAGGACCAGCTCGCCATCTTCTTCTGGATGCGGTTCGGCTCCGGCGTCGCGGTCGTCCTCGGCGTCGCCCTGTTCCTCTATTCGGTGCTGGTACCCGGACGGGAAGTCGTTGCGCCCGGCCCGGCCGTGCAGGCGGCCGCGGAGTAG
- a CDS encoding CbbQ/NirQ/NorQ/GpvN family protein, with the protein MEKAAPAAFYLPHGDECTVFAAAHANRLPVLLKGPTGCGKTRFVTHMANRLARPLYTVACHDDLSAADLIGRYLLKGGETVWVDGPLTRAVREGAICYLDEVVEARKDVTVVLHPLTDDRRILPVDRTGEEIAAAPGFMLVASYNPGYQNILKTLKPSTRQRFVALEFDFPAPEHEVPVVVRESGLEEARVQPLVRLANKLRGLKGQDLEEGVSTRLVVYAATLIATGMPVERAVSVAMVEPLTDDADVKRGLLDLVLAVYG; encoded by the coding sequence ATGGAGAAGGCGGCCCCGGCCGCCTTCTACCTTCCCCACGGCGACGAATGCACCGTCTTTGCCGCCGCCCACGCCAACCGGCTGCCGGTGCTCCTCAAAGGCCCGACCGGCTGCGGCAAGACCCGCTTCGTCACCCATATGGCGAACCGGCTGGCGCGCCCGCTCTATACCGTTGCCTGCCACGATGACCTCTCCGCCGCCGACCTGATCGGCCGCTATCTGCTGAAGGGCGGCGAGACGGTCTGGGTCGACGGGCCGCTGACCCGCGCCGTGCGCGAAGGCGCCATCTGCTATCTCGACGAGGTCGTCGAGGCCCGCAAGGACGTCACCGTCGTGCTGCACCCGCTGACCGACGACCGTCGCATCCTGCCGGTCGACCGCACCGGCGAGGAGATCGCCGCCGCCCCCGGCTTCATGCTCGTCGCCTCCTACAATCCCGGCTACCAGAACATCCTGAAAACGCTGAAGCCGTCGACCCGGCAGCGCTTCGTCGCCCTTGAATTCGACTTCCCGGCGCCCGAGCACGAGGTGCCCGTGGTGGTTCGCGAAAGCGGTCTGGAAGAGGCTCGGGTGCAGCCCCTCGTGCGCCTCGCCAACAAGCTGCGCGGCCTCAAGGGGCAGGACCTGGAAGAAGGCGTCTCGACGCGCCTCGTCGTCTATGCGGCGACCCTCATCGCCACCGGAATGCCGGTCGAGCGCGCGGTGTCGGTGGCCATGGTCGAGCCCTTGACCGACGACGCCGACGTCAAGCGCGGGCTGCTCGATCTCGTCCTGGCCGTTTATGGATGA
- a CDS encoding nitric oxide reductase activation protein NorD — MTKIDIEPWEPEETVGKLWHTLASRLDVTAEHDGARVDLAEVEGRLAVFYRGLGGSPDVALKPVDGEQSRHRLSFRRRLATDAERMPRASFDGEALRLPASLAVFPYREANAALYLWLAASAPHICPPPRHGDPLRADIAAIMAAMAGTLRTLAEAPGLAGLQRDLCRACLANRPDRKLPPVETAVEDLVRHVLGDRRPLSTLAAQMLVACRSGDLVDVHAPRGYRPFQPVPLWIDCRERTRSASNEDEAAPGEGPAEDGPTGVKRARRHRSDEAERKDSLILHKFEAILSWTEFLNLNRRVDDDDTDSARKAADDQEEIGLGQVSKSPATRLKLHLDLAPEDADREALSAAHTYPEWDARTGTYLPAHVRVLESTAEPDDAEAPGDDAQAVRRIRSVKRQFEALRPGRMMTAGHLDGDELDTDMAVRASTDRLATGIANERIWRQSRPQARSLSVSILLDVSRSTESAVSGRQVIDIEREALAALAWGLDACGDDFAIHAFSSLKRNRVYLLGCKDFGEPMGATVEARIRSLKPGFYTRLGAAIRHASAGLAEQAKKRRLLLVITDGKPNDLDHYEGRHGIEDSAMAVREARRAGHAVFGITVDKDARSWFPRIFGRGGYAQISHPDRLTAALPEIYRHLVGA; from the coding sequence ATGACGAAGATCGACATCGAGCCATGGGAACCCGAAGAGACCGTCGGGAAACTGTGGCACACCCTGGCCAGCCGTCTCGATGTGACAGCGGAGCATGACGGTGCCCGTGTCGACCTCGCAGAGGTCGAGGGACGGCTGGCCGTTTTCTATCGCGGGCTCGGCGGCAGCCCCGACGTTGCATTAAAACCGGTGGATGGCGAGCAGAGCCGCCACCGGCTGTCGTTCCGCCGGCGGCTTGCGACCGACGCGGAGCGGATGCCACGCGCGAGCTTCGACGGCGAGGCCCTGCGCCTGCCAGCGTCGCTCGCCGTCTTTCCCTACCGCGAAGCCAATGCGGCGCTCTATCTCTGGCTCGCCGCCTCGGCACCGCATATTTGCCCGCCGCCGCGCCATGGCGATCCATTGAGGGCCGATATCGCGGCGATCATGGCGGCGATGGCCGGAACGCTACGCACTCTTGCCGAGGCGCCCGGCCTGGCGGGCTTGCAGCGCGACCTTTGCCGCGCCTGCCTCGCCAATCGCCCCGACCGCAAGCTTCCGCCGGTCGAGACCGCGGTGGAGGATCTCGTTCGCCATGTGCTCGGCGATCGCCGGCCGCTGTCGACGCTGGCCGCGCAGATGCTCGTTGCCTGCCGCAGCGGCGACCTTGTGGACGTCCACGCGCCGCGGGGCTACCGCCCCTTCCAGCCCGTGCCGCTGTGGATCGACTGCCGGGAGCGCACCCGCTCCGCGTCCAACGAGGACGAGGCAGCGCCCGGCGAAGGCCCCGCGGAGGACGGCCCGACCGGCGTCAAGCGCGCCCGCCGCCACCGCTCCGACGAGGCGGAGCGCAAGGACAGCCTCATCCTCCACAAGTTCGAGGCGATCCTGAGTTGGACCGAATTCCTCAACCTCAACCGCCGGGTCGACGACGACGACACCGACAGCGCCAGGAAGGCGGCCGATGACCAGGAGGAAATCGGCCTCGGCCAGGTCTCCAAAAGCCCTGCCACCCGGCTGAAGCTGCATCTCGACCTTGCCCCGGAAGACGCCGACCGCGAGGCGCTTTCGGCCGCCCACACCTATCCGGAATGGGACGCGCGCACCGGAACCTACCTGCCCGCCCATGTGCGCGTACTGGAAAGCACGGCGGAGCCGGACGATGCCGAGGCGCCCGGCGACGATGCGCAGGCCGTCCGGCGCATCCGCTCGGTCAAGCGCCAGTTCGAGGCGCTGAGGCCCGGCCGCATGATGACCGCCGGCCACCTCGACGGCGACGAGCTGGACACCGACATGGCGGTGCGCGCCAGCACCGACCGGCTGGCCACCGGCATCGCCAACGAACGCATCTGGCGCCAGAGCCGGCCCCAGGCGCGCAGCCTTTCCGTCTCCATCCTGCTCGACGTCTCGCGGTCGACAGAGAGCGCCGTTTCCGGCCGCCAGGTCATCGACATCGAGCGCGAGGCGCTGGCCGCGCTGGCCTGGGGGCTCGATGCCTGCGGCGACGACTTCGCAATCCACGCCTTTTCCTCGCTGAAGCGGAACCGCGTCTACCTTCTCGGCTGCAAGGATTTCGGCGAGCCGATGGGGGCGACGGTGGAGGCCCGCATCCGGTCCCTGAAGCCCGGCTTCTACACCCGCCTCGGAGCCGCCATCCGCCACGCCTCGGCCGGGCTTGCCGAGCAGGCCAAGAAGCGGCGCCTGCTCCTCGTCATCACCGACGGCAAGCCGAACGACCTCGACCACTATGAGGGCCGGCACGGCATCGAGGACAGCGCCATGGCGGTGCGCGAGGCGCGCCGCGCCGGCCATGCCGTCTTCGGGATCACCGTCGACAAGGACGCCCGCTCCTGGTTTCCGCGCATTTTTGGCCGCGGCGGCTACGCCCAGATCTCCCATCCGGACCGGCTCACCGCCGCCCTGCCGGAGATCTACCGGCACCTGGTCGGGGCATGA
- a CDS encoding cytochrome c oxidase subunit 3 has translation MASADPLEQLPGDLMMWVLIVSELLVFGAGLAAFLAVRISDPAGFAASQDDLHRAAAGINTVVLVTSGFLAALAVRARRDGRRGRTRLLLAAAALLGAVFLVVKGWEFADAFAAGLSTETHPFFTFYFLLTGFHFAHVVAGIVILALIGWKDSPHSLEVGTAFWHMVDLVWVILFPVVYLLR, from the coding sequence ATGGCATCGGCGGATCCGCTCGAGCAACTGCCGGGCGACCTGATGATGTGGGTGCTAATCGTCTCCGAACTCCTGGTGTTCGGGGCCGGGCTCGCCGCATTCCTCGCCGTTCGCATTTCCGATCCGGCCGGCTTTGCCGCTTCCCAGGACGATCTCCACCGGGCTGCTGCCGGCATCAACACGGTGGTGCTGGTGACCTCCGGGTTCCTCGCCGCCCTGGCGGTCCGGGCACGGCGCGACGGCCGGCGCGGCAGGACCCGCCTCCTGCTGGCCGCCGCCGCACTGCTCGGCGCCGTCTTCCTCGTCGTCAAGGGCTGGGAGTTCGCGGACGCCTTCGCGGCCGGCCTGTCCACCGAGACGCACCCCTTCTTCACCTTCTATTTCCTGCTCACGGGCTTCCACTTCGCCCATGTGGTCGCCGGCATCGTCATCCTCGCCCTCATCGGCTGGAAGGATAGCCCACACAGCCTGGAAGTCGGCACGGCGTTCTGGCACATGGTCGACCTCGTCTGGGTGATCCTCTTCCCCGTCGTCTATCTCCTGAGGTGA
- a CDS encoding TetR/AcrR family transcriptional regulator, translating into MNRGKRAASKAAQILEGAKQAFYESGYDGASVDDIAAAAGVSKATIYKHFADKKALFAAMTREECETHGGHVFEVELKEEDVREALLKIARSYVNLILSDFAQSTFRLVVSETRQFPDIGRVFHDSAMGKGSQRLAHFLAGAVARGILDIDDIDLAAQQFLELCKADLFYKHLLGVKTEISKAEREHVVAKAVEVFWKAYAADQDGT; encoded by the coding sequence ATGAACCGGGGAAAGCGGGCGGCTTCCAAGGCGGCACAGATCCTGGAGGGGGCCAAGCAGGCCTTCTACGAGTCCGGCTATGACGGCGCCAGCGTCGACGACATTGCGGCCGCCGCGGGCGTCTCAAAGGCAACGATCTACAAGCATTTTGCCGACAAGAAGGCGCTCTTTGCCGCGATGACGCGCGAGGAGTGCGAAACCCATGGCGGCCATGTCTTCGAGGTCGAACTGAAGGAAGAGGACGTCCGCGAAGCGCTCCTGAAAATCGCCCGCAGCTATGTCAATCTCATCCTCTCCGATTTCGCCCAGAGCACCTTTCGGCTGGTCGTCAGCGAAACCAGGCAGTTTCCCGATATCGGCCGCGTCTTCCACGACAGCGCCATGGGCAAGGGCAGCCAGCGGCTCGCCCATTTCCTTGCCGGCGCGGTCGCGCGCGGCATCCTCGACATCGACGACATCGACCTGGCGGCCCAGCAGTTCCTGGAGCTGTGCAAGGCGGACCTCTTCTACAAGCACCTGCTGGGCGTCAAGACGGAGATCAGCAAGGCGGAGAGGGAGCATGTCGTCGCCAAGGCCGTCGAGGTGTTCTGGAAGGCCTATGCCGCAGATCAGGACGGCACCTGA
- a CDS encoding HlyD family secretion protein translates to MNTRPDKDTFSEDRSRPVPEADDATTPEVPTTDDGSSEAPATDEPSDGAAKKKRSRKPIVAIILLAVLAAAGTYGYHWWQVGRFVEQTDDAYIKADIVSLSAEVGGRITEIPVKDNQRVDMGDVLVRIDDADYLSARASSEASLAAAEAAIANIDASRTLQLRQLDAAKADLETAKANLDLAETEYGRADRLAKTGAASKQNLDQADNALRLARAARDKATAAVAADEQQLKVLDWQKKQRIADRDRADASLSLAETNLSRTVIRAPRAGLVGNRGVDQGEYVAPGQRLMSIVPIDDIYVVANFKETQVRQFRDGMEAELTFDMLGGKTVEGTIDSVAPATGSEFALLPPQNATGNFTKIVQRIPVKIRLKDLPEEGLALRPGTSVVVHVNTKPADE, encoded by the coding sequence ATGAATACCCGACCGGACAAGGATACCTTTTCGGAGGACCGCAGCCGACCCGTGCCCGAGGCGGACGACGCCACGACACCTGAGGTGCCGACGACGGACGACGGATCGTCGGAGGCGCCGGCGACAGACGAGCCGTCGGACGGTGCAGCGAAGAAAAAGCGCAGCAGGAAGCCGATCGTTGCCATCATCCTGCTGGCGGTGCTCGCGGCGGCCGGCACCTACGGCTATCACTGGTGGCAGGTCGGCCGGTTCGTCGAACAGACCGACGACGCCTACATCAAGGCCGACATCGTCTCGCTGTCGGCCGAGGTCGGCGGACGCATCACCGAAATCCCCGTCAAGGACAACCAGCGGGTCGACATGGGCGACGTGCTGGTGCGCATCGACGATGCCGATTACCTCTCGGCGCGCGCCTCGTCCGAGGCGAGCCTTGCCGCCGCCGAAGCGGCGATCGCCAACATCGATGCCAGCCGCACCCTGCAGCTTCGCCAGCTCGATGCGGCCAAGGCCGACCTGGAGACGGCCAAGGCCAATCTCGACCTCGCCGAGACGGAATACGGCCGCGCCGACCGGCTCGCCAAGACCGGGGCGGCCAGCAAGCAAAATCTCGACCAGGCCGACAACGCGCTGCGCCTGGCCCGCGCCGCGCGCGACAAGGCGACGGCCGCCGTTGCCGCCGACGAGCAGCAGCTCAAGGTGCTGGACTGGCAGAAGAAGCAGCGCATCGCCGACCGCGACCGGGCGGACGCATCGCTCAGCCTTGCCGAGACCAATCTGTCGCGCACCGTCATCCGTGCCCCGCGCGCGGGGCTCGTCGGCAATCGCGGCGTCGACCAGGGCGAATATGTGGCGCCCGGCCAGCGGCTGATGAGCATCGTGCCGATCGACGACATCTATGTGGTCGCCAATTTCAAGGAGACCCAGGTCCGGCAGTTCCGCGACGGCATGGAGGCGGAGCTGACCTTCGACATGCTTGGCGGCAAGACCGTTGAGGGCACCATCGACAGCGTGGCGCCGGCGACCGGCTCGGAATTCGCGCTGCTGCCGCCGCAGAACGCGACCGGCAACTTCACCAAGATCGTGCAGCGCATCCCGGTCAAGATCCGCCTCAAGGACCTGCCGGAAGAGGGCCTGGCGCTTCGGCCCGGCACCTCCGTCGTCGTCCACGTCAACACCAAGCCTGCCGACGAATGA